In Paracholeplasma morum, a genomic segment contains:
- a CDS encoding efflux RND transporter permease subunit: protein MSYFLTKKGRVITLVVTSLLVLASIIMSFFVKSNYDMTKYLSQDSNTYKGIEVLEESFGKQTQLEVVVKGELRDAITVKQAIISMDYVDNVIFLDDYVDLSVTPIEFIPSALKDPFINGDYYKITVALGLDGYDERLDETIKEIEDLATHIRGEAVDNKYARDIANKQLLLIMVLIIPVCIILLILFTHSYIEALIVLVSLGVAIILNMGTNLLLGEISFITMTMAMALQLAMSFDYSLFFLHRLHDNDSLPKGDAIKHALKSSFKSITASSFTTIFGFVALMFMQYKIGLDIGIVLAKGIIFSYLSMIFLMPTMVYLLYPLIGKTKHKVFMPKFTKLSNKIVSLKTLFGILFILFVGFGLFLQTKTTFTYQTHSSSAGSKVYDDNEAITDKFGANNTYVILFKEQSVIDEVNLVGELSLIPEVTSVQSLVTTVDPSIPRSLIPDTIKLGFLSNGYGRIILNININKESKAYYELDQTIRDTVEETFNEAYYIGIMPSTGDIRQMVLEDNLLILILSLVLVGLVVGIVFKSLILPLLLLLVIESSIWMNIGLSTLTGDNVLFIGYLVVMSIQLGATIDYAVLVSSRYIEERKSLSKKEALHIAISKSLPTLILSALILSVAGLIEFIVSDMDAIKTIGLLLSRGTVFAFIVTTLFLPSYLYLLDKWIIKKHSQS, encoded by the coding sequence ATGAGCTATTTTTTAACAAAAAAGGGTAGAGTGATCACTTTAGTTGTAACATCATTGTTGGTTTTGGCAAGCATAATCATGAGTTTCTTTGTCAAGTCTAATTATGATATGACAAAATATTTAAGCCAAGATTCGAACACATATAAAGGAATCGAGGTGCTCGAAGAGTCCTTTGGAAAACAAACACAGTTAGAGGTCGTTGTTAAAGGTGAACTAAGGGATGCCATAACAGTGAAACAAGCCATTATATCGATGGATTACGTCGATAATGTTATCTTTTTAGATGATTATGTGGACTTATCCGTGACGCCAATCGAGTTCATTCCTAGTGCTCTTAAAGATCCATTTATTAACGGAGACTACTATAAGATTACGGTTGCTTTAGGGTTAGATGGGTACGATGAAAGACTCGATGAAACCATTAAAGAAATTGAAGACTTAGCAACTCACATTAGAGGTGAAGCGGTTGATAATAAATATGCCAGAGATATTGCCAATAAGCAGCTATTGCTCATCATGGTATTGATTATTCCAGTATGCATTATCTTGCTTATTTTGTTTACACATTCATATATTGAAGCACTCATAGTATTAGTATCACTAGGGGTTGCTATCATCCTTAATATGGGCACAAATCTCTTGTTAGGAGAAATATCCTTTATTACCATGACCATGGCAATGGCTTTACAGTTAGCAATGTCTTTTGACTATTCGTTATTCTTCCTACACAGATTACATGATAACGACTCATTGCCTAAGGGGGATGCCATTAAACACGCATTGAAATCCTCTTTTAAGTCAATTACCGCATCCAGTTTTACAACCATATTTGGATTTGTTGCATTAATGTTTATGCAGTATAAGATTGGATTAGACATTGGGATTGTTCTTGCAAAAGGGATCATATTCTCTTATTTATCCATGATATTCTTAATGCCAACGATGGTCTATTTACTATACCCACTCATTGGTAAAACCAAACATAAAGTCTTTATGCCTAAGTTTACAAAACTCTCGAATAAGATTGTAAGTTTGAAAACTCTATTTGGAATTCTTTTCATCCTATTTGTCGGTTTCGGTTTATTCCTTCAAACCAAGACTACATTCACTTATCAAACACATTCATCCAGCGCAGGATCAAAAGTATACGATGATAATGAAGCAATCACAGACAAGTTTGGAGCTAACAATACTTATGTCATCTTATTTAAAGAACAATCGGTTATAGATGAAGTCAATTTAGTGGGAGAACTTTCATTGATCCCTGAAGTAACTTCGGTTCAATCCTTAGTTACAACCGTTGACCCAAGTATCCCAAGATCGTTAATCCCTGATACCATCAAATTAGGATTCTTAAGTAATGGTTATGGTAGAATCATCCTAAACATTAACATCAACAAAGAATCTAAAGCTTATTATGAACTGGATCAAACCATCCGCGATACAGTTGAAGAGACATTTAATGAAGCTTATTACATTGGAATCATGCCATCAACAGGGGATATCAGGCAAATGGTATTAGAAGATAACTTACTTATCTTAATTCTATCCTTAGTATTGGTTGGTTTAGTGGTTGGTATCGTATTTAAATCCTTGATATTACCATTGTTGTTATTGTTAGTGATAGAATCCAGTATTTGGATGAATATCGGATTAAGTACTTTAACTGGTGATAATGTATTATTTATCGGTTACCTAGTAGTAATGTCCATTCAGCTTGGGGCAACCATCGACTATGCCGTATTAGTAAGTTCTAGATACATTGAAGAACGTAAATCTTTGTCCAAGAAAGAGGCGCTTCATATTGCGATATCTAAATCTTTACCAACATTAATTCTATCCGCCTTAATCCTATCAGTTGCTGGTTTAATTGAATTTATTGTGTCGGATATGGATGCAATTAAAACCATTGGATTGTTGTTAAGTAGAGGTACCGTATTTGCATTTATTGTGACCACTCTCTTCTTACCAAGTTACTTATATTTATTGGATAAATGGATTATCAAAAAGCACAGTCAATCTTAA
- a CDS encoding F0F1 ATP synthase subunit epsilon — protein MQLIVVTPQGKLYDEQVDYVVVSSNTTGQYAIKKNHLPIISTIDKGYVKMVKNGENMFVVILNGVVEFSENVCKVISQEAQIGSSEVSAFEHLLSVRKERLEENKKRQTDFGKAEKELIENIQKAKASKL, from the coding sequence ATGCAATTAATTGTAGTTACACCTCAAGGAAAACTCTATGATGAACAGGTTGATTATGTTGTGGTATCTTCTAATACAACAGGACAGTATGCCATAAAGAAAAATCACTTACCAATTATTTCAACCATTGATAAAGGGTATGTGAAAATGGTCAAGAACGGTGAAAACATGTTTGTTGTCATTTTGAATGGCGTTGTAGAATTTAGTGAAAACGTCTGTAAAGTGATTTCACAAGAAGCGCAAATTGGTTCTTCAGAAGTTAGTGCTTTTGAACATTTGTTATCAGTTCGTAAAGAACGTCTTGAGGAAAACAAGAAACGTCAAACCGACTTTGGTAAAGCAGAAAAAGAACTTATCGAAAATATACAAAAAGCAAAAGCAAGTAAACTATAA
- a CDS encoding TetR/AcrR family transcriptional regulator, with protein MRNKEIKDFIIQETKALLLERKNVTIKDIAERCFINIASVNYHFGSKDALIYLVVEKVIEELKANILMVLQEHKHEEKNVLIEEMIKFTYNFALENMGMLYYLFINQDGQQKSANLFITTFFTDNEFTRMIFKEIKVYSDSADNTTIFARYMILFSSFCMPLFISILKSDGDNSIETFKDEHFRNVFIKELLRIIDTN; from the coding sequence ATGAGAAACAAAGAAATCAAGGATTTTATCATTCAGGAAACAAAAGCCTTACTTTTAGAACGTAAAAATGTGACGATTAAAGACATTGCTGAAAGGTGTTTTATCAACATCGCATCTGTGAATTACCATTTTGGTTCAAAGGATGCATTGATCTATTTAGTGGTTGAAAAAGTCATTGAAGAACTTAAAGCAAATATTTTGATGGTTCTTCAAGAACATAAACACGAAGAAAAGAATGTTTTAATCGAGGAAATGATTAAATTCACCTATAATTTTGCTCTTGAGAATATGGGTATGCTTTACTATTTATTCATCAACCAAGACGGACAGCAAAAATCTGCAAACCTATTCATCACTACTTTTTTTACCGATAATGAGTTTACAAGAATGATCTTTAAAGAAATCAAAGTATATAGTGACTCAGCCGATAATACGACCATTTTCGCAAGATACATGATCTTGTTCTCTTCATTCTGCATGCCTTTATTCATATCGATATTGAAGTCTGATGGGGACAATTCAATCGAGACATTTAAGGATGAACATTTCAGAAACGTTTTTATTAAAGAGTTATTAAGAATCATTGATACAAACTAG